From one Humulus lupulus chromosome 8, drHumLupu1.1, whole genome shotgun sequence genomic stretch:
- the LOC133798242 gene encoding LOB domain-containing protein 21-like, with product MKGGHEPRASSSCAACKFLKRRCTPTCIFAPYFRSDEPKKFAKVHKVFGASNVSKILIEVPEEQREDTVNSLAYEAEARLRDPVYGCIGAIALLQRKMAELQHDLAFARARLARFAAHSSSSSSSSSSSYSSSSSSFSYGAILDGRLITEAAAFSGLPSANCAGLSSGLITTDHQALNSQSSFEFCQNNSVYHDFSFVPYIL from the coding sequence ATGAAGGGTGGACATGAGCCCCGGGCAAGCTCCTCCTGCGCCGCTTGCAAGTTCTTGAAGCGAAGATGCACCCCAACATGCATCTTCGCGCCCTATTTTCGGTCCGACGAGCCTAAGAAGTTCGCCAAAGTACACAAAGTGTTTGGAGCTAGCAATGTGAGCAAGATCCTGATCGAAGTCCCTGAGGAGCAGCGTGAGGACACCGTCAATTCTCTCGcgtatgaggccgaggcaaggctaCGGGACCCCGTTTACGGTTGCATTGGCGCCATAGCTTTGCTCCAAAGAAAGATGGCCGAGCTCCAGCATGATCTAGCCTTTGCCAGAGCTCGTCTAGCTCGCTTTGCAGCCcattcttcttcctcctcctcctcctcctcctcatcctattcttcttcctcttcctccttttcTTATGGTGCTATTTTGGATGGCAGGCTTATTACCGAGGCTGCTGCTTTTAGTGGTCTCCCTTCTGCTAATTGCGCTGGATTGAGTAGTGGTCTTATAACTACTGATCATCAAGCTTTAAATAGCCAAAGTTCGTTTGAATTTTGCCAGAATAATTCAGTTTATCATGATTTCAGCTTTGTCCCGTATATACTATAA
- the LOC133798241 gene encoding trihelix transcription factor ENAP1-like isoform X1, which yields MDRPGKTTATRPHAGGREDCWSEGATETLIEAWGDRYLQLNRGNLRQKDWKEVAEAVNGRDNGLKPYKTDVQCKNRVDTLKKKYKLEKSKPLPSAWAFYPRLDFLIGSTNKKPTTVTLTIKSAKPTTSRPGPKPPAYLARSPDSSPENDDNVEEDDGDGGGFNGTRVVMRKHRMEAVDLSDGAACRELARAILKFGEIYERIESSKQQKMMELEKERMEFAKELESQRLNMFMDAQLELEKMKRAKYMRTRQDTIPSLNGETEHSVFLSKDLEVQLFRSAL from the exons ATGGACCGGCCCGGAAAAACGACGGCGACTCGGCCCCACGCCGGTGGCCGTGAAGATTGTTGGAGCGAGGGAGCGACCGAGACTCTAATCGAGGCCTGGGGTGACCGTTACCTGCAGCTGAACCGCGGCAATCTCCGTCAGAAGGACTGGAAAGAGGTCGCCGAAGCCGTCAACGGCCGGGATAACGGACTCAAGCCGTACAAGACGGACGTCCAGTGCAAGAACCGAGTCGACACCTTGAAGAAGAAATACAAGCTCGAGAAGTCTAAGCCTCTTCCCTCGGCTTGGGCCTTCTATCCGCGCCTCGATTTCCTCATCGGTTCTACTAACAAGAAACCTACCACCGTTACCTTAACGATCAAGTCCGCTAAGCCTACCACTTCAAGGCCTGGCCCAAAGCCCCCGGCCTATCTCGCTAGATCGCCGGATAGTTCGCCGGAGAATGATGATAACGTGGAGGAGGATGACGGTGATGGCGGAGGGTTTAACGGGACTAGAGTGGTGATGAGGAAGCATCGAATGGAGGCGGTGGATTTATCGGATGGGGCTGCGTGTAGGGAATTGGCCCGGGCGATTTTGAAATTCGGGGAGATTTACGAGAGGATCGAGAGCTCGAAACAGCAGAAGATGATGGAGCTGGAGAAGGAGAGAATGGAGTTTGCTAAGGAGCTCGAATCACAGAGGCTGAACATGTTCATGGACGCTCAATTAGAGCTAGAGAAGATGAAACGAGCCAA ATATATGCGAACTCGACAGGATACGATTCCATCTTTAAATGGAGAAACAGAGCACAGTGTTTTTTTATCCAAAGACTTGGAAGTACAGCTATTCCGATCAGCTTTATAA
- the LOC133798241 gene encoding trihelix transcription factor ENAP1-like isoform X2 produces MDRPGKTTATRPHAGGREDCWSEGATETLIEAWGDRYLQLNRGNLRQKDWKEVAEAVNGRDNGLKPYKTDVQCKNRVDTLKKKYKLEKSKPLPSAWAFYPRLDFLIGSTNKKPTTVTLTIKSAKPTTSRPGPKPPAYLARSPDSSPENDDNVEEDDGDGGGFNGTRVVMRKHRMEAVDLSDGAACRELARAILKFGEIYERIESSKQQKMMELEKERMEFAKELESQRLNMFMDAQLELEKMKRAKYAPGSDICELDRIRFHL; encoded by the exons ATGGACCGGCCCGGAAAAACGACGGCGACTCGGCCCCACGCCGGTGGCCGTGAAGATTGTTGGAGCGAGGGAGCGACCGAGACTCTAATCGAGGCCTGGGGTGACCGTTACCTGCAGCTGAACCGCGGCAATCTCCGTCAGAAGGACTGGAAAGAGGTCGCCGAAGCCGTCAACGGCCGGGATAACGGACTCAAGCCGTACAAGACGGACGTCCAGTGCAAGAACCGAGTCGACACCTTGAAGAAGAAATACAAGCTCGAGAAGTCTAAGCCTCTTCCCTCGGCTTGGGCCTTCTATCCGCGCCTCGATTTCCTCATCGGTTCTACTAACAAGAAACCTACCACCGTTACCTTAACGATCAAGTCCGCTAAGCCTACCACTTCAAGGCCTGGCCCAAAGCCCCCGGCCTATCTCGCTAGATCGCCGGATAGTTCGCCGGAGAATGATGATAACGTGGAGGAGGATGACGGTGATGGCGGAGGGTTTAACGGGACTAGAGTGGTGATGAGGAAGCATCGAATGGAGGCGGTGGATTTATCGGATGGGGCTGCGTGTAGGGAATTGGCCCGGGCGATTTTGAAATTCGGGGAGATTTACGAGAGGATCGAGAGCTCGAAACAGCAGAAGATGATGGAGCTGGAGAAGGAGAGAATGGAGTTTGCTAAGGAGCTCGAATCACAGAGGCTGAACATGTTCATGGACGCTCAATTAGAGCTAGAGAAGATGAAACGAGCCAAGTACGCCCCTGGTTCCG ATATATGCGAACTCGACAGGATACGATTCCATCTTTAA
- the LOC133798241 gene encoding trihelix transcription factor ENAP1-like isoform X4, with translation MDRPGKTTATRPHAGGREDCWSEGATETLIEAWGDRYLQLNRGNLRQKDWKEVAEAVNGRDNGLKPYKTDVQCKNRVDTLKKKYKLEKSKPLPSAWAFYPRLDFLIGSTNKKPTTVTLTIKSAKPTTSRPGPKPPAYLARSPDSSPENDDNVEEDDGDGGGFNGTRVVMRKHRMEAVDLSDGAACRELARAILKFGEIYERIESSKQQKMMELEKERMEFAKELESQRLNMFMDAQLELEKMKRAKEEVIC, from the exons ATGGACCGGCCCGGAAAAACGACGGCGACTCGGCCCCACGCCGGTGGCCGTGAAGATTGTTGGAGCGAGGGAGCGACCGAGACTCTAATCGAGGCCTGGGGTGACCGTTACCTGCAGCTGAACCGCGGCAATCTCCGTCAGAAGGACTGGAAAGAGGTCGCCGAAGCCGTCAACGGCCGGGATAACGGACTCAAGCCGTACAAGACGGACGTCCAGTGCAAGAACCGAGTCGACACCTTGAAGAAGAAATACAAGCTCGAGAAGTCTAAGCCTCTTCCCTCGGCTTGGGCCTTCTATCCGCGCCTCGATTTCCTCATCGGTTCTACTAACAAGAAACCTACCACCGTTACCTTAACGATCAAGTCCGCTAAGCCTACCACTTCAAGGCCTGGCCCAAAGCCCCCGGCCTATCTCGCTAGATCGCCGGATAGTTCGCCGGAGAATGATGATAACGTGGAGGAGGATGACGGTGATGGCGGAGGGTTTAACGGGACTAGAGTGGTGATGAGGAAGCATCGAATGGAGGCGGTGGATTTATCGGATGGGGCTGCGTGTAGGGAATTGGCCCGGGCGATTTTGAAATTCGGGGAGATTTACGAGAGGATCGAGAGCTCGAAACAGCAGAAGATGATGGAGCTGGAGAAGGAGAGAATGGAGTTTGCTAAGGAGCTCGAATCACAGAGGCTGAACATGTTCATGGACGCTCAATTAGAGCTAGAGAAGATGAAACGAGCCAA GGAAGAAGTAATTTGCTGA
- the LOC133798241 gene encoding trihelix transcription factor ENAP1-like isoform X3, producing the protein MDRPGKTTATRPHAGGREDCWSEGATETLIEAWGDRYLQLNRGNLRQKDWKEVAEAVNGRDNGLKPYKTDVQCKNRVDTLKKKYKLEKSKPLPSAWAFYPRLDFLIGSTNKKPTTVTLTIKSAKPTTSRPGPKPPAYLARSPDSSPENDDNVEEDDGDGGGFNGTRVVMRKHRMEAVDLSDGAACRELARAILKFGEIYERIESSKQQKMMELEKERMEFAKELESQRLNMFMDAQLELEKMKRAKYAPGSGKK; encoded by the exons ATGGACCGGCCCGGAAAAACGACGGCGACTCGGCCCCACGCCGGTGGCCGTGAAGATTGTTGGAGCGAGGGAGCGACCGAGACTCTAATCGAGGCCTGGGGTGACCGTTACCTGCAGCTGAACCGCGGCAATCTCCGTCAGAAGGACTGGAAAGAGGTCGCCGAAGCCGTCAACGGCCGGGATAACGGACTCAAGCCGTACAAGACGGACGTCCAGTGCAAGAACCGAGTCGACACCTTGAAGAAGAAATACAAGCTCGAGAAGTCTAAGCCTCTTCCCTCGGCTTGGGCCTTCTATCCGCGCCTCGATTTCCTCATCGGTTCTACTAACAAGAAACCTACCACCGTTACCTTAACGATCAAGTCCGCTAAGCCTACCACTTCAAGGCCTGGCCCAAAGCCCCCGGCCTATCTCGCTAGATCGCCGGATAGTTCGCCGGAGAATGATGATAACGTGGAGGAGGATGACGGTGATGGCGGAGGGTTTAACGGGACTAGAGTGGTGATGAGGAAGCATCGAATGGAGGCGGTGGATTTATCGGATGGGGCTGCGTGTAGGGAATTGGCCCGGGCGATTTTGAAATTCGGGGAGATTTACGAGAGGATCGAGAGCTCGAAACAGCAGAAGATGATGGAGCTGGAGAAGGAGAGAATGGAGTTTGCTAAGGAGCTCGAATCACAGAGGCTGAACATGTTCATGGACGCTCAATTAGAGCTAGAGAAGATGAAACGAGCCAAGTACGCCCCTGGTTCCG GGAAGAAGTAA
- the LOC133798244 gene encoding pentatricopeptide repeat-containing protein At3g56030, mitochondrial-like: MIKSLFHRASIKAIHFQQALIITNRFSTLSIFNCQFLDKPTAAYYDELVNDAGSSGDFNTVRQLLNKRMKDCCYNTTNTFNFITENEASLLVLDNLILTLTHLDKCQTRNSAFNALILRLCKLGKIEESLHVIDSMARVDCNLNACSFYPIVKVLARSNKIDEAWRVVDLMRSLRVAPDSTIYNYILMTHCIVGDLSALAVVLTRMEEQKMKANGRTYDALVLGACRAGKVEGALVILRRVEDDGVPMLLSTRLYVIDALLSLGYYDQAIKFVRTYCGKDLWLDKESFGCLAIRLLKLNRKDEARLVLQEMRERKLEMRQALMKFQDNEKKC; encoded by the coding sequence ATGATCAAGTCTTTGTTCCACAGAGCGTCAATTAAGGCCATTCATTTTCAACAGGCTTTAATCATTACCAATCGCTTCTCCACGTTGTCGATTTTTAATTGCCAATTTCTTGACAAGCCAACAGCAGCCTATTACGATGAGCTAGTTAATGATGCTGGTAGCTCTGGGGACTTTAATACTGTTCGACAACTCCTCAACAAACGCATGAAAGATTGCTGCTACAACACCACCAACACCTTCAATTTCATCACCGAAAATGAGGCCTCCCTCCTTGTGCTCGATAATCTAATTTTGACATTAACTCATCTCGACAAGTGCCAAACTCGAAACAGTGCCTTCAATGCACTCATATTACGTTTATGCAAGTTGGGAAAGATTGAGGAATCTTTGCATGTGATTGACTCCATGGCTCGTGTAGATTGCAACTTGAATGCATGTAGCTTTTATCCTATAGTCAAAGTGCTCGCAAGGAGTAACAAAATTGACGAGGCATGGCGCGTGGTGGATTTGATGAGGAGTCTTAGGGTTGCTCCAGATTCAACGATCTATAATTACATCTTGATGACACACTGTATCGTTGGAGATTTAAGTGCTTTGGCGGTGGTGCTAACAAGGATGGAGGAGCAAAAGATGAAGGCAAATGGACGGACCTATGATGCCCTAGTGTTAGGTGCATGTAGGGCGGGAAAGGTGGAAGGGGCTTTGGTGATTCTGAGGAGGGTGGAGGATGATGGAGTTCCTATGCTATTATCAACTCGCCTATATGTGATCGATGCATTGTTGAGCTTAGGTTATTATGACCAAGCGATTAAGTTTGTGAGGACTTATTGCGGGAAGGACTTGTGGCTAGATAAGGAGAGTTTCGGGTGTTTGGCTATTCGTTTGCTTAAGTTGAATAGGAAGGATGAGGCAAGGTTGGTTTTGCAGGAAATGAGAGAAAGAAAACTTGAGATGCGTCAGGCATTGATGAAGTTCCAAGATAATGAAAAAAAATGTTGA